TTGTTGACTATACCCCGTGATAAAGGTAGGAATGGGCGCGGTTGATTTTGGCACCAGATTCGCTCCATCAATCATGCCGTATGGGGAGTTGATTTTTGGGAAATCCTCTGCCATGACCTTCTGCAAGTAGTCGTAGCCATCGCGAAACAGCTCCGCACGCTGTTCATGTGGCACATTCAACCCATGAAAATCAGCCCGTCTGTCCCCAGAAGAAATACCCATCATCAAACGTTGGGGAAACAAATTTTCAATGGTCGCTGTCTCTTTTGCCACGCGCAGCGGATGCCGCAGTGGAAGCACGATACTCGAGGTACCAAAAGCGATTTTTTTGGTTTGCGCAGCCAAATAGGTTAAATAAATCATCATGTCATAAATTTGCCCGGTTGCAGGGTCACCAAAAGCGGGGTCCTGCAAAATGACATCCCGCAGCCAGATTCCGGTAAAGCCATAGTCTTCTGCCGCTTGGACGAGTTCAACCTGGCGCTCCATTGTCGGTGCTTCCCATTCGTATGCCTCCAGCGGAATGTGAAATCCCAAGGTCATCTTTCCTTCTTTGAACATGCGCTGAAAACCATAATGACCGTTGAATTTGCTCATCGATGCTCTCTCCTCACCTGATGTATTTGGAAACTAACGGCGGACACATGCTTTCATCCATCCGTCGTCTTTGTACGATTAACGACGAGCTTTTTCCAGCTTGCTGCTGATCACCGTGAGTAATGCTGCACCTAACACCATCACTCCTCCGACCCATGGTGTATGAATCAGTCCAATGGTATCGACGATGATTCCTCCCACGAAGGCTCCAATCGCAATGCCGAGATTGAATGCCGCAATGTTAATGGCAGATGCTACATCAACAGCACTTGGCACGTATTTTTCAGCCAATTGCACGACATATACCTGTAAGCCCGGTACGTTCATAAAAGCCAAGAGGCCCATCAGCATAATCGTCAGGGTTCCCACCCATTTGAAAGGAGCAGTAAATGTCAAGATGATCAGAATGATCGCCTGAATGATAAACATCCAGCGCAGCGCTTTTAACGGATTCTTGTCAGCCGCTTTTCCTCCGACCGTATTTCCAATCGCTACCGCAATCCCATAGACGAGAAGAATCAGACTGACCGCACTCGCCTTATAACCTGTGATTTCTTCCAGAATCGGACCTAAGAACGTAAAGGTTACGAAGGTACCACCGTAGCCAAGTGCTGTAATCGCAAAGACAAGCAACAGTGGCAAATTTGTGATTATTTTCACTTGGTCTCTAATAGAAGCAGGCTTAGATTTTTTCAAATTGCTTGGTACCAGAATCGCTGTCGAGATAAGTGCAATCACTCCAAGAATGGTAACTCCCCAAAAAGTCGCTCTCCAACCAAACATTTGTCCAATAAACGTTCCCAAAGGTACGCCTGTAACGGTTGCAACAGTCAGACCCGTAAACATCGTCGCAATCGCACTGGCACGCTTGTTTTCTGGCACCAGATCGGCTGCAATCGTCGAACCGATGGAGAAAAATACCCCATGAGAAAACGCGGTAAAGAAACGGGCAATGATTAAAAGTGTAAAACTACTCGACAAGGCTGCCGCACTGTTTCCGACAACAAAGACAATCATCAAAAGCATGAGTAGCATTTTGCGTGGAATTCGACTTGTAAGTGCAGTAATAATCGGTGCTCCAATTGCTACCCCTAATGCATATCCAGAAATAAGAAGTCCTGCTAAGGTGATGGTTACTTTCAAATCCTGTGCGACTGTAGACAACAAACCGACGATAACAAATTCAGTAGTCCCGATACCAAATGCGCTGATTGCGAGAGCAAGTAAAGCAAGAGTGGAGTTTTTCGCACCAGTTGCTTGCTGCTTCACATTGGATGTAATCGTGCTCATCTGAGTTGTATCCTCCCTTAATTTTTCTTGCCATTCACAAAGCAGGGCCCTTACTTATCATGATTGGCGAATATGTTGGTTCTGAATGCTATTATGTCTCATGCCTCACTTGATAGGAAGTACGTACTTTCGAGTATCATAGGCACTAAAAAGTACCTTACATCAGTAACCAAGCAATAAAAAAAGCCGGGAAGACTGTCTCCCCGACTCATTACCTTATCTCTCTTGCAGCGCTACTTTTAATCCTAATAAGATGTAAACAGAACCTACGATCTTGCCACTCCAGCGGCCCAGCCAGGAAATTCGTTTCACCAGATGCCCCAATGGTCTGATACTGATCGCAATCAACGCGGTGTAAAAGAACCCCAGAATGGCGAAAATCAGTCCTAAGACAAGGAATTGGAAAATGGCTCCCCCACGCTCCGGATGTACGAATTGCGGCAGAAACGCTAGAAAGAACAGCGCCGTCTTCGGATTCAGAACTTCTGCGAGGATGGCTTGCCCATACGATTGCAGCGGTGGCAACGGTGTTACTTTTGGCAGCTCTGGGTCAACCGGTTTTTCAAGCATGGCCCGAACCCCTAAATAGACCAAGTAAGCGGCTCCCACAAATTTTACGAGATTGAATGCCCATGCAGATGTCATCAAAATCGCGGATAAACCGACCGCAGCAAAAATCGTATGAATGAAGTCGCCTGTGGCAATGCCCAGCCCCGCCATGATCCCAGCTTTACGGCCTCCCTGTACGGTACGCGTCGCAGTTAACAGGACAGCGGGTCCCGGAATTAAAAAGAGGCCGATCACAACAGCCAAAAATGCTCCCATGGTAGTCCAATCAAACATGTGCTCTCCCTCTTTGTATCGAATATTCAAATTCTCTTTCTATCATAAACGATGTGCAGCGAGAACGATACGCCTTCGGCTTACTATTCGGCTTCATGGGCTTGTGGCGGAAACAAAATCGTGATGGTCGTTCCCTCACCCACTCTGCTTTCCAACGTGATGATTCCCTTGTGTGCCTCCACTATCCCTTTCACAATCGTCAACCCTAATCCTGCTCCACCACGTTCCCTTGCTCGCGAGCGATCTCCCCGATAAAAACGCTCAAAGACGTACGGGAGGTCCTTTTGATCGATGCCCGTGCCGCTGTCCTTCACTTGCAAACGGACCATCGTACTCGTTTTGTCTACCGTGACTACGACTTCTCCTCCGGCTGGCGTATGCTTGCAGGCATTCGTCAACAAATTGGCCACGATTTGCGCCAGTCTCTGCCTGTCCCCTATGATCCAGGCAGCGTGATCTCCTTTGAAGTAAAAATTCACTTGCGCACGGGCAAACGTAGCACTCATTGACTCGGTGACTTCTTTGACAACCTCACGCAGTTCCACTTCTTCACTGCGCATTTGCAAGGAACCCGACTCCACCTGAATCACCTGATCTAAATCGCGGACGAGACGGCTCAAACGCAGTACCTCAGACCTTGTGCTTTCGAGATTTTTGGGAGTTGCTTCCCATATGCCGTCAATCATCCCCTCTACTTGGGCAAGTAAGGTGTTTAATGGTGTTCGCAATTCATGGGCAATATCGGAGGTCAGTCGCTTGCGCAGCTCCTCCTGATGCTCAAGACTTTGGACCAGGTTGTTAAAAGCAGCGACCAATGACGTAACTTCATCCTTGCCACTAGGCTCCGGTACACGTATGGACAGATCGCCTCGCGCGACACGTTGCGCTGCGGTGCTCACTTGTACGACTGGACGCACCATGGTCCGGGCGAGCGGTATGCTGATGATAATGACTAGGATGAGCAGCACAACCATCGTCCACAACGTCGTGTTTTTATGCGCCCATTGGAAATGACTTTCCAAGGTCATATACGCACTCCGGTCATCGTGACTAATCACCAGTTGCCCGATCATGACCCCCTTACTGACAAGGGGAATCTTGTCTACACTGTAATTGCTCGTATGGACCGGCCACTTCCCCCACTCGTTTTTCACTTGTCGCTGTTGATCGAGGAGTGTGATGTGCAATCCCAAGACCTCAGAAACCGCTTCAAGTTTATGATAGGCTTCCGCTCCCCAGCCTTGATTGTCCTGATACGCCTGGAGTGCGACACGCGATATTTCTTGGTTATGCTGATTTCTCACTTCATTGGCATACATGGAAAAATGAACATCCATTTCCTTTACGGACAACAACGAGGAAAAAAGAACAGCGCATGCGCCGACTGTCATGATCACAAAGGCGAGCTTTACCCAAATATGCTTCATCTTGGCCTCACTTCTTCATGGGATCGTCAAAGCGATAGCCCAATCCATACACCGTCTTGATATACTCCGGTTGCTTCGGGTCTACCTCTATCTTTTGGCGAAGATTTTTGATATGCGTATCAATGGTTCGGTCGTATCCTTCGAAATCAAAGCCCATGACCTCACGCACGAGCTCCTCCCTGCCCCACGTTCTCCCCGGATAACGGACAAGCGTTGTGAGCAAGCGGTATTCATTTGGCGTAACCTCCAAAGCGACTCCATTTTTCGTGACTCTCTTCTCATTCATCGAGATCGTCAAGTCTCCCACCTCGATGAAATCGGAGAGTGTTGAATAATCGCCCGCACGACGCATGACGGCCCGAACACGTGCTACGAGTTCTCTCGGGCTAAAGGGCTTGATCAAATAATCATCAGCGCCTATCGTAAGCCCACGAATCCGATCCGCCTCTCCACTTTTCGCCGTTAGCATCAAAATCGGGACACGAGACTCTTTGCGAATTTGGACGCAGACTTCTTCCCCGCTCAGATCAGGAAGCATCAGGTCCAAAATGATACAGGTCAATGAAATTGTCGTGGCCATTTCCACTGCTTCCTTGCCTGTTTGGGCGGTCAGAACATGATAGCCTTCCTTTTGCAGATAGGAGGACAATATTTCTAAGATTTGCGGCTCATCATCGACTAGCAAAATGGTAGACATGTGAATCCTCCCTACTCCTCTTGTGTTTGATCCTTTCCTTTTTTCCAGAAAAGCAAAAAGACGAGAGCACCTGCCAATAAGGCAAAGAGCAAGCGAAACTTGTTTTCACTAAAAGTAATCAGATCATGACCGACGAATGTTTCAAAAACCATCGACGGCACTTTTCCAATCAAGGTCGCTACTAAAAATTGCACGAAGGTGATATTCGTCAAAGCCGCACCTAAATTGATCACACCGGAAGGCATCATCGGATTTAACCGGAGCAAAACGATGGCCAGACATTTGCGAAAACTCGTCGTTCCATTGATGGCATGTACCCATTTGAATGATTTCAGCTTTTCGCGCCGATCTGCTTTTTTGATCGTGAAGCGGTAAAGGAAGAAGGCAATGCAAGCACCAACCACCTCTCCCGTCAAAGAAATCAAGAACCCTCCGTACAAGCCAAACACGACCGCATTCGCACCCGATAAAAAAATGGACGGCAATACACCTGCCACACTGATCACGATGTTCAATAAAATACTACCGATAATCCCCAGCATCCCCAAAGAGCGAATCCACTCTGCCAGAGCTTCTATATTCGTTATCCAATCCATCCGTCTGTATGACTCCCCTCTGCCACTTCTCTCTCTAGAGTAAACGAAACTTGTGAAGAAATCATGGAAAAAAGCAAAACAGCCGTAGCCTGATCGACTACGACTGCTTGTATGATTTCCTGCATCATTATTCTTCTGAAATCGCGATGTACAAATCCACTTGTGCGTTGTTGGGATCAGCGCAGCGCACTCCGTCATATCGCTCGAAATCTCCGGTAAACGTCCGCTGGTTCCCCGGTTGATGGGACCACTCCCACACCTTTGCCCATGCTTCCATCACAACCTCTACCATCGGGCCTACACGAGTCGTAAATACGGCATAGGTAGAAGCCGGCAGAGTCTTGACCGTGAGTTCAGAAGGAAGCTCACCTTTCTTTTCTACAACGGTTCCTACTAACAAAGAGTACTCGCCTGTCTCGTCACTATCGTAGTCGGAATACACACCCAGAACAACACCCGGCTCTTTTTGATGGGGAGTTTTGAAGGGACGCTCTTCTTGATAATAGCGCTGCCACAGCTCCCCAATTTTCGCATTCGGTCCGCATTCCGCCTCATTGGTTGTACGAATTTGCAAGCCTGCTACACGCATTTCATCCAGTTTGACAATCGTTGGGTTCATCATTAACCACGCCCCTGTAAGAGTTTGTTTACATGACTTAGTATAACGACCGTACCCTGACAACTATCTGTCAACATTCCAACGTTTATTCATAAAGTTTCGCCATTTTTTTTATCGTATCCCCAATTCTCTGCCTCACATATGCAGGCTCATGTACACACAAGGCATCACCAAAGCTAAGCAGCATACCAGTTAACCACTCATCGTCTGTCATCTTCGTTCGTACCAGCAACGATCCATCCTGCATGGTCTCTATCTCTTCTGGCGCAAACATATCTCGTACCCTTACATGTACACGCGGCGCAAATTCGAGAACAAGAAAAATGCGCTCCGCTGTATCCCATTCTTCGAGCCATTCCAGTTTCTCTACCTGATACGGGCGAGGAGAAAACTCCTCTGTCAGTACAGACATGTCTGCAATCCGTGACAAGCGAAACAGACGATCCTCCTGGCGCTGTAAACAAAAGCCATACACGTACCACACATACCCCTTGATAATCAGTGTTATAGGCTCAATGGTGCGCTCTGTCGCATCGCCTTGTATTTTCGTATAGGTGATCCGCACACGAAGCCTCTTCTCGATGGCTTCCCGCAGCTTGTTTACTTTTTCGGCGATCGCGGGTGTACTGCCCCACGGATTAAAGTCATAAACAACGGGATGTGCACTTCCTTGCAGAGAGGATGGTGCAGTGGTGAGCAACGCTTTTATTTTTTCGAGAAGCTGTCCGATTTGCTTATCGTCTGTGGAGGAATGAACCCCTTTTAGCGCAGCAATAACCGCAACCAGCTCGTCCAAGGATAAGTATTGCCGATCGATCGTAAAATTCTCCATGATCTCGTATCCACCGCTTGCCCCAGGGTACGCTACGATCGGAATTCCGGCTGCGTTAATCGTTTCTAAATCCCGATAGACCGTACGCAAGGATACTTCGAAGTGGTCGGATAGTTCACGAGCGCTCACACGGCGCTTATTCAACAGCATGATAACAATAGCGAGTAGCCGTTCTACCTTCATGATCGCCCTCACTTTTCTTTTTAGGCAACATAGTGGAGGAGAAGAAAAAGCACAGTTCTCTTCGACTCTGACACGCCAGCAGGGGGGATTGACTGCTCGTCTCCACTTCAAAAAGGGGACCGTCGAGCCAAAGCCACCCTACGGGCGGAAGTTTCTCAAAGGAGAAGTGTTCGACGAGCGAGGTCCCCTTTTTGGAGTTCCGACTGGGTAGGCGTTGTCAAGGTCTACGAGCCCTGTGCTTTTTCTTCTCACTAGCTTAGTTGGTTTATCGATAACTTTTAAAAATTTGAAGATCATTCCGTATGAATGATCATACAAAAAAGGAATCTGCAGCCTAAAGTTGCTGCACATTCCCTTTTTGCCTTGCTCATTCGAAACTATACGCCCATACGTCTGCGTTGATTGTTTGGTTTTTTGGTGAGCTGGCTTTTCATGCTCTGATTTTGCGCCTTTTGATTCAATGGATTATTGGCTTGTGCTTGCGCTTGTTTTTTCTCCGCCATTTTGCGCTTCATCGCCTCTTGCAGGCTGATCTTCCCAGGCTTTTGCTCAGTGGTTTCTTTTTCGTTTTGGTTTGGCTCCGTCATGCGTAGCAACTCCTCATAGAAATTGGTTATCTTCTATGTATTCTAGTGCAAGACAGGAGGAAGCGCCAGTGGGAATCTACCCGTTATTCGCCCGAAGCTGTGATAATTTTACACCGCTCGCCTGGTACTTCAAAATTTCCTCCAAAAGCTCTGCAAGGTACGCACCTGCCTCAATTGGTAGCGTGCCACCCTTATGAATATTAGAAATAACCGTACGATCTGATTCTACCGTATTGGCATCCGGTTTGTAAATCATGTAAGCACTGAGACTTTCTGCCGTTGCAAGCCCCGGTCTTTCCCCGATCAAGGAAATGACGACCTTGCATTTTACGATAGACGCGACCTGATCTTGAATCCAGACGCGACCTTTGTTAATGAACACTGGCTTTCCTACACTGATGTTTCTCATGGAAAGACCTTGGATTAACGCAGGCAGCAAGTCTGGAATCGTCGCCTCACACGCCGAGGTGCTGAGTCCGTCCGAGATGACGATTTGAACGTCTTTTCCTTTATCTCCATTCTGCTCCAGCCAACGAGCGGATTCATCCGATAACATCCGGCCCGAGTCGAGGTTCATTAAATACTCCTCCATGCTCGTCGCTCTTGAATGGAGAACAGGAAGCTGCAAGCTCTCGATCAGTTCCGGACTGATTGTTTTCATGACCGCATCGCGAGCCGCTGCCTGATCTATGCGAAATTGCAGATAGCTACCCGTCTTCATTCGGGTACCCGCCCGTCCGATTCCGATACGAGCCGGCGTTCGCTTCATCGCTTGCTCCAATGCTTCTGGATTGTTAGGGTTCTTTACCCCGCATTGCTTTTGCTCAGGAAAATCAATCACGCCCTGCCCTATTTTGGACAGCTCATCCATTACGCGCTGGACCAAATCGTCCATATTGATCTGTTTCATCTTGCTTCCCTCCCCACTCGTTAGTCAAAAATGGTTAAATCGCCTGCACGCTCTGTCAAACGACCATTTTCCATAATGCCCATTTTTTCCAACCATTTCTCGAATTCCCGGAGAGGTCGCAGTCCCAAGAGCTCGCGGTAGCTGGCGTCATCGTGGTAGCTCGTGTCTTGGTAACTGAGCATAACATCGTCCCCACCTGGTACGCCCATATAAAAATTCGCCCCTGCCAAGGTCGTCAGCATCCCCGCAATCTCTTGGTCATTCTGATCCGCATACATGTGATTCGTGTAAGTCGGAGCGATCCCCATCGGCAAACCATGCAGCTTGCCCATGAACAAGTCCTCCAGATCGGCCCGAATCATCTGTCTGCCATCATAAAGGGTTTCTGGTCCGATAAAGCCAGAGACGTTATTGACCATGAACGGCTTCCAGTGACGGCAAAAACCGTACGTACGTGCTTCCAGCGTCTGCATATCGACGCCTTCATGAGAGTCCAGCGACACTTCAGAGCCTTGTCCTGTCTCAAAATACATGACGTTTGGTCCCGACGCTGTGCCTTTTCGAAGCATCAAATCCATTGCCTCATCCAAAATCTCCTTGTTCACGCCAAACGCATCATTCGCTCGTTGTGAACCTGCCAGACTTTGGAACATCAGAGAAATGGGCGCTCCGCCGCGAAGAGCCTGCATCTGTGTCGTGATGTGGGCCAGTACGCAGTTTTGCGTAGGGATTTCCCACTTTTGCATGAAATCATGTGTCATTTTCAAGAGCTTGGTAACGCTTTCAACGGAGTCATTATTGGGGTTAATTCCAATGACAGCGTCGCCTGATCCATATGACAAGCCTTCCTTCATTGAGGCCAAAATGCCATCGGGATCATCGATGGGGTGATTCGGCTGGCAACGGAACGCCAGTCTTCCCGGCTCACCAATCAGTGTGTTGCAGTACGCTTGATGCTTCATTTTTTGTGAAGCCATGACTAGATCAATGCTGGACATCAGCTTGGCCGTAGCGGAAATCATCTCGCTAGTAAGTCCACGGCTAATTCTTGTGAGTTCTGGCATTCCTGTGGAAAACGACAAGATGTACTCCCGTAGCTCCCCTACCGTCCAATTTTTAATCTCATCGTAAATAGAGAGATTGATATCATCATAAATGATCCGAGTCACTTCGTCTTTTTCGTACGGAATGACTGGATTTTCATATATATCACGAAGTTGCATTTCGCTTAATACGACTTTCGCCGCCATCCGCTCCAGTGCGGAATTGGCAGCTAGTTTACTCATGTGATCGCCAGACTTTTCTTCACTCGCTTTAGCCAATACATCACGAACCGAAGTAAACTGGTAATGTTGTTTACGTACAACGCAAGCCAATTTCATCTCTAGCTTCACTCACTTTCTTTTGAACTTTCCGTAAACTCTATCTCATGGAACGTAAAAAAGCGCTTCGAAACATAAGACGAAATGCTCGCCTTGGTCCAAGCGCCGTTGCTCTTCATACGATTCACTTTTTTGCGTTCATTGTTTACCCGTAAGCACGAACTCCACTGCCGGTAGCAGTTCTTCTTCCATGACGGGTTTGACCAGATAGGCACATATCCCTTTCGCTTTGGCTTGCATGACCATGTCCTTTTGACTGTATGCAGTCAAGAGAAGGATAGCCGCGTCCGAATGCTCTCGGATAATCCCAGTCGCTGTCAAACCGTCCATAATTGGCATTTTAACATCCATAATAATGAGATGCGGATTCCACATTTGCGTCAATCGAACGGCCTCTTTGCCGTTTTTTCCTTCAGCTACGACGTTATATCCCTGCTCTTGCAACATCTCGACCAGGTCCATACGCGTTATGGGGTCGTCGTCTATGATGATGACTCGATAATGCTGACGCAATACTCCACCTCCCGATCACCAGTGAACGGACGTGCCAACTACTCATCATTTCCATACGCAACCGACGCCATTGTCGGTTTATCGCATATTTCTGAATACGTTTATTATATCTATATTTTCAGGCTAATTCCAGCTTAAATCCAGCCCACCCTTCGCCCTCGTTATTTTATAGTGAAGGAACGAGAAAAAAATCAATGTACGATTTTCGGCTGCAGCCATTTTTGGTGAGCGATAAAATGAAAACATAAAAATGGAGGGGGAAACGAATGATAACGGCCGAGATGAAGTCCGAGTATTATCAGGCGTTACTGGATAAAAATTCGGAATACGAAGGTGTCTTTTTTGTTGGAGTCAAGACAACCGGCGTATTCTGTCGCCCGACATGTCCAGCAAGAAAGCCTAAGTTTGTTAATTGTGAGTTTTTTGATCATGCCAAACAAGCACTTCTGGCCTCATTCCGGCCCTGCCAGCGCTGCCGTCCGCTTTCACATCCCAATCATGTTTCAGAACTTGTGCGTCTGCTAGTAAACGCTGTAGAAGAAAACCCCGAGCAGCGCTGGACGGAAAAAGACTTTCAAAGATTATCCGTGGACGCTGCAACAGCGCGCCGCCAATTCAAAAAGCGCTTTGGCATGACGTTCGTCGAATATGCAAGGGCGCGACGGATGGGGATTGCGCTAAAAGAAATCAGAGAAGGAAAAGCAATCATCGATGCCCAACTATCCACCGGGTACGAGTCCAGCAGTGGTTTTCGAGACGCATTTTCACGAATTATGGGGGCAGCCCCTACTCTTCTTGGAAATCATCATGTCTTAAAGGCATCGTGGCTGGATACGCGACTCGGTCCCATGATAGCTATCGCAGATGAAGAAATGCTATATCTACTTGAATTCATTGATCGCCGCGGCTTGGAACGAGAAGTTGAACGTCTTAGACAAAGAACGAAGTCAGCGATTATCCCTGGTTCCACAGCGCCAATCCGTTCAATTGAACGTGAGTTAGAGGCGTATTTTGACGGAAAGATAACAGAATTTGCAACGCCTTTGTTCTTGGGCGGATCGCCTTTTCAAAGAATGGTCTGGGAGCATTTACAAACGATCCCCCCCGGTCAAACTTCATCCTATTCCGATGTTGCAGCAGCTATGGGGAAACCAAGCGCCTTTCGTGCTGTCGCTCAAGCAAATGGTGCGAATCAGTTAGCGATTGTCATCCCTTGTCACCGTGTCATCAACTCCAATGGTGATTTGGGTGGGTACGGGGGAGGACTTTCACGTAAACGCTGGCTGCTTCATCATGAAAAAGAAACACCCGCCCCATTTGACTCGGATTCGAGAAAAATCCGGCAAATGGATCATGGATGAATAAGCAAAGGAGTGTACAAATTGACACCCGTACAATCGAATAAATGGGCTGTTTTATCTGTGGTCACGCTTGTTTCGTTCATTACCAACTT
This genomic stretch from Brevibacillus sp. DP1.3A harbors:
- a CDS encoding bifunctional transcriptional activator/DNA repair enzyme AdaA, encoding MITAEMKSEYYQALLDKNSEYEGVFFVGVKTTGVFCRPTCPARKPKFVNCEFFDHAKQALLASFRPCQRCRPLSHPNHVSELVRLLVNAVEENPEQRWTEKDFQRLSVDAATARRQFKKRFGMTFVEYARARRMGIALKEIREGKAIIDAQLSTGYESSSGFRDAFSRIMGAAPTLLGNHHVLKASWLDTRLGPMIAIADEEMLYLLEFIDRRGLEREVERLRQRTKSAIIPGSTAPIRSIERELEAYFDGKITEFATPLFLGGSPFQRMVWEHLQTIPPGQTSSYSDVAAAMGKPSAFRAVAQANGANQLAIVIPCHRVINSNGDLGGYGGGLSRKRWLLHHEKETPAPFDSDSRKIRQMDHG